From the Senegalimassilia faecalis genome, one window contains:
- a CDS encoding 4Fe-4S dicluster domain-containing protein, with protein sequence MTRYAILTDLNRCVGCMACMVSCKVINGVPIGSYWNKMLRIGPYKRKDYKTSNHVDMYYLSVQCQHCENPKCVEVCPTGASHKMADGTVQIDKAKCIGCQFCAMSCPYNVRYLNEEERVVEKCTLCEQLTSQGGLPQCVAQCGGRARFFGDLDKGIESFEAPRNAYKADREHNDFQYDQLFEGNRITFGELGQPYDKQTEVHHLPNAGNDPSFVYVLRDREWKGDE encoded by the coding sequence ATGACGCGATACGCCATTCTCACCGACTTGAACCGCTGCGTGGGCTGCATGGCATGCATGGTCTCCTGCAAGGTCATCAACGGCGTGCCCATCGGCTCGTACTGGAACAAGATGCTGCGCATCGGCCCCTACAAGCGCAAGGACTACAAAACGTCCAACCACGTGGACATGTACTACCTGAGCGTGCAGTGCCAGCATTGCGAGAACCCGAAGTGCGTCGAGGTATGCCCCACCGGCGCCAGCCACAAGATGGCCGACGGCACCGTGCAGATCGACAAGGCCAAGTGCATCGGCTGCCAGTTCTGCGCCATGTCCTGCCCCTACAACGTCCGCTACCTCAACGAGGAAGAGCGCGTGGTTGAAAAGTGCACGCTGTGCGAGCAGCTGACCAGCCAGGGCGGCCTGCCCCAGTGCGTGGCCCAGTGCGGCGGCCGCGCCCGCTTCTTCGGCGATTTGGACAAGGGTATCGAAAGCTTCGAAGCGCCGCGCAACGCCTACAAGGCCGACCGCGAGCACAACGACTTCCAGTACGACCAGCTGTTCGAGGGCAACCGCATCACGTTTGGCGAGCTGGGGCAGCCCTACGACAAGCAAACCGAGGTGCACCACCTGCCGAACGCGGGCAACGACCCGAGCTTCGTGTACGTGCTGCGCGACCGCGAGTGGAAGGGAGATGAATAA
- a CDS encoding HAD family hydrolase codes for MEKRTYRAVFFDLDGTLLPMDVDAFMKRYFAALGGYVARMGIAPDQFMAGMKRGITAMATNDTGHANAESFWPEFLAAIDLPDGVMPETLTDAITDFYENEFGKLGDDVEPNPAAARAINALAAKGYPLVLATMPMFPRRAVEWRLTWAGVDPAAFARITTYENSTAVKPKPNYYAENLAAVGVDGRDALMVGNNTKEDLAACQLGCDAFLVTDFLIDPVGFEVFSVRHGSLEKFANWVETLPVCGDPAQGVGDALVPAVARERALAANGIEDGTAGGAKTLEEAGRSGGASFVINGMED; via the coding sequence ATGGAGAAAAGAACCTACCGCGCCGTCTTCTTCGACCTTGACGGCACGCTGCTTCCCATGGACGTCGACGCGTTCATGAAGCGCTATTTCGCCGCGCTTGGCGGTTATGTGGCGCGCATGGGCATCGCGCCCGACCAGTTCATGGCCGGCATGAAGCGCGGCATCACCGCCATGGCCACTAACGATACGGGCCATGCGAACGCCGAGTCGTTCTGGCCGGAGTTTTTGGCCGCCATCGACCTGCCCGACGGCGTCATGCCTGAAACGCTCACCGACGCCATCACCGACTTCTACGAGAACGAGTTCGGCAAGCTCGGCGACGACGTGGAGCCGAACCCCGCGGCCGCGCGCGCCATCAACGCGCTTGCCGCCAAAGGTTACCCGCTGGTGCTGGCCACCATGCCCATGTTCCCGCGCCGCGCCGTGGAGTGGCGCCTGACCTGGGCCGGCGTCGATCCGGCGGCCTTCGCGCGCATCACCACGTACGAGAACTCCACGGCCGTCAAGCCCAAGCCGAATTACTATGCGGAAAATCTGGCCGCCGTCGGCGTCGATGGGCGCGATGCGCTGATGGTGGGCAACAACACGAAGGAAGACCTGGCGGCCTGCCAGCTTGGCTGCGATGCGTTTTTGGTCACCGACTTCCTTATCGACCCGGTGGGCTTCGAGGTGTTCAGCGTGCGCCACGGCTCGCTCGAGAAGTTCGCGAACTGGGTGGAAACGCTGCCTGTGTGCGGCGACCCCGCGCAGGGCGTCGGCGATGCGCTTGTGCCCGCTGTCGCTCGCGAGCGCGCGCTTGCGGCCAACGGCATCGAGGACGGCACGGCCGGCGGTGCGAAAACGCTTGAGGAAGCCGGTCGCTCCGGCGGCGCCAGCTTCGTGATCAACGGGATGGAGGACTAG
- a CDS encoding epoxyqueuosine reductase QueH produces MKLLLHACCGPCSLEPTRLLKAAGHDITIYYANSNIHPAEEYQHRLATLRAWASAEGFDVLEGPYNPASWENVCGRIGDAAIADVERQRTGAAASSRLQSVTGTQAEEGGEDERADLEAASAAKGARSQADVHAAAVASTCGGNNGAEHASQASLTDSTPAGEHVNSNAPAESAPLRAAVLSVDPARREARCRACYRMRLEETARVAAERGFDGIGTTLSVSPYQYTDVIREEVERAAAGAGIAPVFEDFRPYYDEATRRSRQLGMYRQNFCGCRISDLEAAAERAERKAERAAAKAAERAAHASEHAAEQAARARHKAERAAYDQKQARKRAILKALREQGK; encoded by the coding sequence ATGAAACTGTTGCTGCATGCGTGCTGCGGGCCGTGCTCGCTTGAGCCCACGCGCCTGCTGAAGGCCGCCGGGCACGACATCACCATTTACTATGCGAACTCCAACATCCACCCCGCCGAGGAATACCAGCACCGGCTGGCAACGCTGCGCGCGTGGGCCAGCGCGGAAGGCTTCGATGTGCTTGAGGGGCCGTACAACCCTGCGAGCTGGGAAAACGTGTGTGGGCGCATCGGGGACGCGGCCATTGCGGACGTAGAGCGCCAGCGCACAGGGGCGGCCGCAAGCAGCCGGTTGCAATCGGTTACCGGCACACAGGCGGAAGAAGGCGGCGAAGACGAGCGCGCGGACTTGGAAGCCGCATCCGCTGCAAAAGGTGCTCGTTCGCAGGCAGATGTCCATGCCGCGGCCGTCGCAAGCACGTGCGGCGGAAACAATGGCGCCGAACACGCTTCGCAAGCCAGCCTCACTGACTCCACCCCCGCAGGCGAACACGTCAATTCGAACGCGCCGGCCGAGAGCGCCCCTTTGCGCGCGGCCGTGCTTTCCGTGGACCCCGCGCGACGCGAAGCCCGCTGCCGCGCGTGCTATCGCATGCGCCTGGAAGAGACGGCGCGCGTTGCGGCCGAGCGCGGGTTCGACGGCATCGGCACCACGCTTTCGGTCAGCCCCTACCAATATACCGACGTCATTCGCGAAGAGGTCGAGCGCGCCGCAGCGGGCGCGGGGATCGCGCCCGTGTTCGAGGACTTCCGCCCCTACTACGACGAGGCCACGCGCCGAAGCCGCCAGCTAGGCATGTACCGGCAGAACTTCTGCGGCTGCCGCATCAGCGACTTGGAAGCCGCCGCCGAACGAGCCGAACGCAAGGCCGAGCGCGCCGCAGCGAAGGCCGCCGAACGCGCGGCCCATGCCAGCGAGCACGCCGCCGAACAAGCCGCCCGCGCCCGTCACAAGGCCGAACGCGCCGCCTACGACCAAAAGCAAGCCCGCAAACGCGCCATCCTCAAAGCTCTACGCGAACAGGGGAAATAG
- the tgt gene encoding tRNA guanosine(34) transglycosylase Tgt, with protein MALFDCTIEAQSGHARALSYETAHGTFRTPMFMPVGTSATVKGITVDQLHDLQSQVVLANTYHLSMRPGADLVEEAGGVHKFMNYDGPMLTDSGGFQVFSLADTLKLDADGLTFRSIYDGSYVRWTPESNMHIQEQIGADIAMQLDQCTPYPAERSFVANAVDLSANWARRCLAAHKRPDQTLFGIVQGGMELDLRMESIRRLRQIEDESLAAGGRRFGGFGIGGYSVGEDHETMFETLGQVARACPEDRPRYLMGVGNPTTLVRAVREGVDMFDCVLPTRTARMGTAFSSTGRMNMRNAKYTRDFTPLDHNCTCPTCQSYTRAYLRHLVKQNEMLGAILLSVHNLHFLLDLMRRAREAVLADAYEEFCQAWMNSPAAKDY; from the coding sequence ATGGCCCTGTTCGATTGCACCATCGAGGCGCAAAGCGGCCACGCCCGCGCGCTTTCGTACGAGACGGCGCACGGCACGTTCCGCACGCCCATGTTCATGCCCGTGGGCACGTCGGCCACGGTGAAGGGCATCACGGTCGACCAGCTGCACGACCTGCAGTCCCAGGTGGTGCTGGCCAACACGTATCACCTGTCCATGCGCCCGGGCGCCGACCTGGTCGAAGAGGCCGGCGGCGTGCACAAGTTCATGAACTACGACGGCCCCATGCTTACCGACTCGGGCGGGTTCCAGGTGTTTTCCCTGGCCGACACGCTCAAGCTTGACGCCGATGGCCTGACGTTCCGCAGCATCTACGACGGCAGCTACGTGCGCTGGACGCCCGAGTCCAACATGCACATTCAGGAGCAGATCGGCGCCGACATCGCCATGCAGCTGGACCAGTGCACGCCGTACCCGGCCGAGCGCAGCTTCGTGGCCAACGCCGTGGACCTGTCGGCGAACTGGGCGCGCCGCTGCCTGGCCGCGCACAAACGCCCTGATCAGACGCTGTTCGGCATCGTGCAGGGCGGCATGGAGCTTGACCTGCGCATGGAAAGCATCCGCCGCTTGCGGCAGATCGAGGACGAAAGCCTGGCCGCGGGCGGGCGCCGCTTCGGCGGCTTCGGCATCGGCGGCTACTCGGTGGGCGAGGACCACGAGACCATGTTCGAGACGCTCGGCCAGGTGGCGCGCGCCTGCCCCGAGGACCGGCCGCGCTACCTTATGGGCGTGGGCAACCCCACCACGCTCGTGCGCGCCGTGCGCGAGGGCGTCGACATGTTCGACTGCGTGCTGCCCACCCGCACCGCGCGCATGGGCACCGCGTTTTCCAGCACGGGCCGCATGAACATGCGCAACGCGAAATACACGCGCGACTTCACGCCGCTTGACCACAACTGCACGTGCCCGACCTGCCAAAGCTACACGCGCGCCTACCTGCGTCACCTCGTGAAGCAAAACGAGATGCTCGGCGCCATTTTACTGTCGGTGCACAACCTGCACTTCCTGCTCGACCTCATGCGCCGCGCCCGCGAAGCCGTGCTGGCCGACGCCTACGAAGAGTTCTGCCAAGCCTGGATGAACTCCCCAGCCGCCAAAGACTACTAA
- a CDS encoding MFS transporter: MAFAKIKQHYEVVVAFCCFLILFTNIGLPSTSFSVYQPYLVDLPGVGHSGGSIIVSVRTFVSLLAMLVVGRYYDLLDCRAGACLASVFVSIGFLLYSLNTGNFPGLCAASVFTGLGYGLGGMIASTMLINRWFRVNVATVAGVAAVGSGVAAVIIPNSAVALIDAFGLSSAFAFEAALALVLGAITFALLRNDPRDLGLKPYEGKAGEGSQTAGSRNAGEDKPARKRHANRNLSPKAMPLLLVAMVAIGCASVGGGNYLAVLFTSEGFSAESAAAMVAISGACLTVAKLASGVVFDRVGTRNGSIAFFALYIGGTAILCLSDMGNTGLAGAGAFMFGLGMSLGTVGISVWSIELAPRGKETRTIKNFQVCYALGGFIFTFLPGFLTEAFGTYLVSYAILLALLVVAAAVIISMYAATEKRAKEAA, translated from the coding sequence GTGGCGTTTGCCAAAATCAAGCAGCACTACGAAGTGGTGGTGGCGTTTTGCTGCTTTCTTATCCTGTTCACCAACATCGGCCTGCCGTCGACGTCGTTTTCCGTGTATCAGCCGTACCTGGTCGACCTGCCGGGAGTGGGGCACTCGGGCGGGTCGATCATCGTGTCCGTGCGCACGTTCGTGTCGCTGCTGGCCATGCTGGTAGTCGGGCGCTACTACGACCTGCTCGATTGCCGCGCCGGCGCGTGCCTGGCGTCGGTGTTCGTGAGCATCGGATTTCTGCTGTATTCGCTGAACACGGGCAATTTTCCCGGGCTGTGCGCCGCGTCGGTGTTCACGGGGCTTGGCTACGGGCTGGGCGGCATGATCGCCTCGACCATGCTTATCAACCGCTGGTTCCGCGTGAACGTGGCCACCGTCGCCGGCGTGGCGGCCGTTGGGTCGGGTGTGGCGGCCGTCATCATCCCGAACTCGGCCGTGGCGCTTATCGACGCGTTCGGGCTGTCCTCGGCGTTCGCGTTCGAGGCGGCGCTGGCGCTGGTGCTGGGTGCCATAACGTTCGCACTTCTGCGAAACGACCCGCGTGACCTGGGGCTGAAACCCTACGAGGGCAAAGCTGGCGAAGGCAGCCAAACCGCCGGCAGCCGCAATGCTGGCGAAGACAAACCCGCGCGCAAGCGGCACGCCAACCGCAACCTGTCGCCGAAGGCCATGCCGCTTCTGCTGGTGGCCATGGTGGCCATCGGCTGCGCATCGGTGGGCGGCGGCAACTACCTGGCCGTGCTGTTCACGTCCGAAGGCTTCAGCGCCGAAAGCGCCGCCGCCATGGTGGCCATCAGCGGCGCGTGCCTGACGGTGGCCAAGCTTGCCAGCGGCGTGGTGTTCGACCGCGTCGGCACGCGCAACGGGTCCATCGCCTTCTTCGCGCTCTACATCGGCGGCACCGCCATTTTGTGCCTGTCGGACATGGGCAACACCGGGCTTGCGGGCGCGGGCGCGTTCATGTTCGGCCTGGGCATGTCGCTGGGCACCGTGGGCATTTCCGTGTGGTCCATCGAGCTGGCGCCGCGCGGCAAGGAAACGCGCACCATCAAGAACTTCCAGGTGTGCTATGCGCTGGGCGGCTTCATTTTCACATTCCTACCAGGCTTTTTGACCGAAGCGTTCGGCACGTACCTCGTGTCGTACGCCATCCTGCTGGCGCTTTTGGTAGTGGCGGCGGCCGTCATCATCAGCATGTACGCAGCAACGGAAAAGCGCGCGAAAGAAGCCGCGTAA
- a CDS encoding type II toxin-antitoxin system prevent-host-death family antitoxin, with translation MNIRPISDLRNKYGEVEKDVRESGPVFLTKNGYGSMVVMSMEQFEHINGSVEDALDAADKQAATTTQRYTHDEVFSSIRKGLSYGRDARAL, from the coding sequence ATGAATATTCGTCCCATTTCAGACTTGCGCAACAAATATGGCGAAGTGGAAAAAGACGTGCGCGAAAGCGGCCCGGTGTTTCTGACGAAGAACGGTTACGGATCCATGGTGGTTATGTCGATGGAACAATTCGAGCACATCAACGGGTCAGTCGAAGATGCGCTCGATGCCGCAGACAAGCAAGCGGCAACGACGACGCAACGTTACACGCACGACGAAGTGTTCTCCTCCATCCGAAAGGGGCTCTCCTATGGACGAGACGCCCGAGCCCTTTAA
- a CDS encoding molybdopterin-containing oxidoreductase family protein → MGKLTMTRRTFAKLSAATAAAATVGAASYGTALAENKVSQAEASEIKRIRSCCRGCGKMECGVWVTVQNGRVIKTEGDQSSSQSSGNHCSKGQASLQACYHPQRIYHPLKRTNPKGEDPGWMRISWDEAMESIGKGFNEVIKKYGGQACFGMCGTSRQWVYGPYAFYKWLFDSPNSRVASSICKGPRRLMGWLSSVDGAPWFALRDGPRVYVQWGTSPENSNYDDSCRNIVDKMTEADVHICIDPRLSGSGKEADYWLNLEPGTDCALALCWQHIIIEHDLVDWEFVKRWTNSPILVVDDMEPTGGRYHTLSTNVQVMPDLTGEKLKTRLLKESDLKEGGSCRRFMAWNKNANDGQGGLVYWDTDETQWEGCHHTAPTREQMDVVYEGTSQEGYLPPLSYNELTDAGIDFDMTGSHQVTLADGSVHTVRPVWSYLVESVKDCTVDWCSKITKLDPKLIEDACLAWATRPEGQKYGNGGIHLNLSPDQEGACTQTVRAVLNLTYTTGNFDGPAGNRGLSRTPVDEQSTAAPGTNMPQAVKHVLSGLGALPPMYEGTVPKYEITNLPDQYDVYSNMVGADKYPVTALYNEWCDVTSMYEAILTGDPYPIRAGINEAGSFMNEGNANLAWDALQSLDMWVDLNMFHHPSTEMADIVLPVAHWLEINNIRVSQGASGGIGMTCRAVEPPADVKFDYDVNRLIFESFEKQGNPNGTWTNIKGDAPGAYDSDERMEDWFRAHNEIDGFGDRYPGCKWQHMQEYVDDFQEHGWFNAKVLEPNRWGTYRRFETGWMRMGKDACTASPWSKNEDGTPTDKNFGCPTPSGLVEIWSIMFETYCLDKANEFQPGKFDVMKEIMPNYEPCVSAPGGEWETEQSKQDYPIILTTGRRIPVYFHSEHRQLPWCRELWPVPRLELNPADAEKLGLKQGDWAWIEVEPHSDLGKQYCTKIRQCVDLYEGIAEGWANAEHAWWFPELPAPTHGFKLSNAECLWDPMAADKFISSTHMRGVRCKIYKATPENCPDGKVIPCATEDGTEIIHDSSDPRLKEWMPDYEIRKEA, encoded by the coding sequence ATGGGGAAGCTGACTATGACACGTCGCACGTTCGCGAAACTGTCGGCTGCAACCGCCGCCGCAGCGACCGTCGGCGCTGCAAGCTACGGAACCGCGCTCGCTGAGAACAAGGTTTCGCAAGCCGAAGCGTCCGAGATCAAGCGCATCCGCTCTTGCTGCCGTGGCTGCGGCAAGATGGAATGCGGCGTTTGGGTGACCGTGCAGAACGGGCGCGTCATCAAAACCGAAGGCGACCAGTCGTCTTCGCAGTCCTCGGGCAACCACTGCTCGAAGGGCCAGGCATCGCTGCAGGCGTGCTACCATCCGCAGCGCATCTACCACCCCCTGAAGCGCACGAACCCCAAGGGCGAGGACCCGGGCTGGATGCGAATCAGCTGGGACGAGGCCATGGAATCCATCGGCAAGGGCTTCAACGAGGTCATCAAAAAGTACGGCGGCCAGGCTTGCTTCGGCATGTGCGGCACGTCGCGCCAGTGGGTATACGGTCCCTACGCATTCTACAAGTGGCTGTTCGACAGCCCCAACAGCCGCGTGGCATCTTCCATCTGCAAAGGCCCGCGCCGTCTGATGGGCTGGCTGAGCTCTGTTGACGGCGCCCCGTGGTTTGCGTTGCGCGACGGGCCACGCGTGTACGTGCAGTGGGGCACCTCGCCTGAAAACTCGAATTACGACGACTCGTGCCGCAACATCGTGGACAAGATGACCGAGGCCGACGTGCACATCTGCATCGACCCGCGTCTGTCCGGCTCGGGTAAAGAAGCCGATTACTGGCTGAATCTTGAGCCCGGCACCGACTGCGCGCTGGCGCTGTGCTGGCAGCACATCATCATCGAACACGACCTGGTGGACTGGGAATTCGTCAAGCGTTGGACGAACAGCCCCATCCTGGTGGTCGACGACATGGAGCCTACGGGCGGCCGCTACCACACGCTGTCCACGAACGTGCAGGTCATGCCCGACCTTACCGGCGAAAAACTGAAGACGCGCCTGCTGAAGGAATCCGACCTGAAAGAAGGCGGCTCGTGCCGCAGGTTCATGGCCTGGAATAAAAACGCCAACGACGGCCAGGGCGGCCTGGTGTACTGGGATACCGATGAAACCCAGTGGGAAGGCTGCCACCACACCGCGCCTACGCGCGAACAGATGGACGTCGTGTACGAAGGTACGTCGCAGGAAGGCTACCTGCCCCCGCTGTCTTACAACGAGCTGACCGACGCCGGCATCGACTTCGACATGACGGGCAGCCATCAGGTGACGCTGGCCGACGGCAGCGTGCACACCGTGCGCCCCGTATGGTCTTACCTGGTGGAGTCCGTGAAGGACTGCACCGTCGACTGGTGCTCAAAGATCACGAAGCTTGATCCGAAGCTCATCGAGGACGCTTGCCTGGCTTGGGCCACGCGCCCCGAGGGCCAGAAGTACGGCAACGGCGGCATCCACCTGAACCTGTCTCCTGACCAGGAAGGCGCCTGCACGCAAACCGTGCGCGCGGTGCTGAATCTCACCTACACCACCGGCAACTTCGACGGTCCCGCCGGCAACCGCGGCCTTTCGCGCACGCCTGTCGACGAGCAGTCCACCGCTGCCCCGGGCACGAACATGCCGCAGGCCGTCAAGCACGTGCTGTCCGGCCTAGGCGCGCTGCCGCCCATGTACGAGGGCACGGTGCCGAAGTACGAGATCACGAACCTGCCCGACCAGTACGACGTGTACTCCAACATGGTGGGCGCAGACAAGTACCCCGTCACGGCGCTGTACAACGAGTGGTGCGACGTCACCAGCATGTACGAGGCCATCCTCACCGGCGACCCGTACCCCATTCGCGCGGGCATCAACGAGGCCGGCTCGTTCATGAACGAGGGCAACGCGAACCTGGCATGGGACGCCCTGCAGTCGCTTGACATGTGGGTTGACCTGAACATGTTCCATCACCCCTCCACGGAGATGGCCGATATCGTGCTCCCCGTGGCGCACTGGCTGGAAATCAACAACATCCGCGTGTCCCAGGGCGCATCGGGCGGCATCGGCATGACATGCCGCGCCGTCGAGCCCCCGGCAGACGTGAAGTTTGACTACGACGTGAATCGCCTGATCTTCGAGTCGTTCGAGAAACAGGGCAATCCCAACGGCACGTGGACGAACATCAAGGGCGACGCACCCGGCGCCTACGACTCCGATGAGCGCATGGAAGACTGGTTCCGCGCCCACAACGAAATCGACGGCTTCGGCGACCGCTACCCCGGCTGCAAGTGGCAGCACATGCAGGAGTATGTTGACGACTTCCAGGAGCACGGCTGGTTCAACGCCAAGGTGCTTGAGCCGAACCGCTGGGGCACGTACCGCCGCTTCGAGACGGGCTGGATGCGTATGGGCAAAGACGCCTGCACCGCTTCGCCCTGGTCGAAGAACGAAGACGGCACTCCCACGGACAAGAACTTCGGCTGCCCCACGCCTTCGGGCTTGGTGGAAATCTGGTCCATCATGTTCGAGACGTACTGCCTGGACAAGGCCAACGAGTTCCAGCCCGGCAAGTTCGACGTCATGAAGGAAATCATGCCGAACTACGAGCCGTGCGTCAGCGCCCCGGGCGGCGAATGGGAAACCGAGCAGTCCAAGCAGGACTACCCGATCATCCTGACCACCGGCCGCCGCATCCCGGTGTACTTCCACTCCGAGCACAGGCAGCTGCCGTGGTGCCGCGAGCTGTGGCCCGTACCGCGCCTGGAGCTCAACCCCGCCGACGCCGAGAAGCTGGGCCTTAAGCAGGGCGACTGGGCATGGATCGAAGTGGAGCCGCACTCCGACCTGGGCAAGCAGTACTGCACGAAGATTCGCCAGTGCGTCGATCTGTACGAAGGCATTGCCGAAGGCTGGGCGAACGCCGAGCATGCTTGGTGGTTCCCGGAGCTTCCGGCCCCCACGCACGGCTTCAAGCTGTCCAACGCCGAGTGCCTGTGGGACCCCATGGCCGCCGACAAGTTCATCAGCTCCACGCACATGCGCGGCGTGCGCTGCAAGATCTACAAGGCAACGCCTGAGAACTGCCCCGATGGCAAGGTCATTCCCTGCGCCACCGAGGACGGCACCGAAATCATCCACGATTCCTCCGACCCGCGTCTGAAGGAATGGATGCCCGACTATGAAATCAGGAAGGAGGCATAA
- a CDS encoding helix-turn-helix transcriptional regulator, whose product MRGVVGDQAFEEEALAREGHDIRTFFNSCVWGFGFIRAWVYLMFLGMGVGVLSGAPDSVCLAVYVSSSAALTVTLFAGGFVPHVVERVLTRPAGQVASIAATVLGTICAVGASTLADAPLALLLIGGVATGVGSGLIHLGYGEIHRNRPPADVGIEIPVAVLIAAVVFSAVSFTPFAVQLAVTSALPVASGLIMMRESRRFRACPALVWMDHSSRLIMPTPRLIVRVGACALGIGLADGVARQVFISLTGISSFDFYHPAMLTSSVVLAVLLVGFELLRRDNTFRGLYKLITFTIAASIAFVPSLSNLAGLYWLGPLITLIGYNAFNAFVWILLADLTYNFRLSAAATFGIGWGMLTLGSTAGQMLAAPLGSTVPLTPQLASFLAACGTLVVFAVCLFVMKDDDLVDIVDRQNMVMSVGENMADDEGECGEDDEEGDSHAQALAAGAIIIQHQIGVARTIDEIMDDANIDPADIPHIDPLTPEEAANDPIAQKLAPLVAESKENPPKKKPAPFKARCTKLARDCGLTPRETEILILFAKGRSAARIQEELVISRGTVTTHLQHIYRKVDVHSKQELLDVIEAQK is encoded by the coding sequence ATGAGGGGAGTTGTAGGCGACCAAGCCTTCGAAGAGGAAGCGCTTGCTCGCGAGGGACACGATATCCGAACATTTTTCAATAGCTGCGTGTGGGGCTTCGGGTTCATTCGCGCGTGGGTGTACCTGATGTTTTTGGGCATGGGCGTCGGTGTGCTTTCGGGTGCGCCTGATTCCGTTTGCCTTGCCGTGTACGTCAGCTCATCGGCGGCGCTGACTGTTACGTTGTTTGCTGGCGGCTTCGTCCCGCATGTCGTCGAGCGAGTGTTGACGCGTCCAGCTGGCCAGGTCGCTTCCATAGCGGCGACGGTTTTGGGCACCATCTGCGCGGTGGGCGCAAGCACTCTGGCCGACGCTCCGCTTGCCTTACTGCTGATAGGCGGCGTGGCAACGGGCGTGGGCTCGGGCCTTATCCATTTGGGATATGGCGAAATCCACCGCAATCGTCCGCCTGCCGATGTGGGCATCGAGATTCCCGTGGCGGTGCTTATCGCCGCCGTGGTGTTCTCTGCCGTGTCGTTTACCCCGTTCGCCGTTCAGCTTGCGGTGACGTCGGCGTTGCCGGTGGCATCGGGGCTGATCATGATGCGCGAAAGCCGCCGTTTCCGTGCGTGCCCGGCGCTGGTGTGGATGGATCACAGCTCGCGGCTGATCATGCCCACGCCGCGCCTGATCGTGCGCGTGGGCGCGTGCGCGCTTGGCATCGGCCTGGCCGATGGTGTTGCCCGCCAGGTGTTCATCTCGCTCACGGGCATTTCCTCGTTCGATTTCTATCACCCTGCCATGCTGACCAGCAGCGTTGTGCTTGCCGTGCTGCTGGTGGGCTTCGAGCTGCTGCGCCGCGACAACACGTTTCGCGGCCTGTACAAGCTCATCACGTTCACCATTGCGGCTTCTATTGCGTTTGTGCCGTCGCTTTCGAACCTGGCGGGGCTGTATTGGCTTGGCCCGCTTATCACGCTTATCGGCTACAACGCATTCAACGCGTTCGTGTGGATTTTGCTGGCCGACCTTACGTACAACTTCCGCTTGTCGGCCGCTGCCACGTTCGGCATCGGGTGGGGCATGCTGACGCTTGGCAGCACCGCTGGGCAGATGCTTGCCGCGCCGCTTGGCTCGACGGTGCCGCTTACGCCGCAGTTGGCAAGCTTTCTTGCGGCGTGCGGCACACTGGTGGTGTTCGCCGTGTGCCTGTTCGTCATGAAAGACGATGACTTGGTGGACATTGTGGACCGGCAGAACATGGTCATGTCCGTTGGCGAAAACATGGCCGATGACGAGGGCGAATGCGGCGAAGACGACGAGGAGGGCGACTCGCATGCGCAAGCCCTTGCGGCAGGAGCGATTATCATTCAGCATCAGATTGGCGTTGCGCGCACCATCGATGAGATTATGGACGATGCAAACATCGACCCAGCTGACATTCCCCACATAGATCCGTTAACGCCTGAAGAGGCGGCAAACGATCCGATTGCGCAAAAGCTTGCACCGCTTGTTGCGGAATCGAAGGAGAACCCGCCCAAAAAGAAGCCGGCCCCGTTTAAAGCTAGGTGTACGAAGCTGGCGCGCGATTGCGGCTTGACGCCGCGCGAAACGGAGATTCTTATCTTGTTTGCGAAAGGGCGTTCGGCGGCGCGCATCCAAGAAGAGCTGGTCATATCGCGCGGCACGGTTACCACACACCTGCAGCACATCTACCGCAAGGTGGACGTGCATTCCAAGCAGGAGCTGCTCGATGTCATCGAGGCGCAAAAGTGA
- a CDS encoding type II toxin-antitoxin system RelE/ParE family toxin — translation MDETPEPFKLHYLPLFWGDLNDAASYIANTLGNMAAAEHLIDQVEAKILDYQQNLTVATVYRSSRPRAQTYYRFAVGNYMVFYVVEGDVMEVRRFLFGSRDLTRMPI, via the coding sequence ATGGACGAGACGCCCGAGCCCTTTAAGCTGCACTACCTGCCGCTGTTCTGGGGCGATCTGAACGACGCCGCGTCCTATATCGCGAACACGCTTGGCAACATGGCCGCAGCGGAGCATCTCATCGACCAGGTGGAAGCGAAGATTCTTGACTATCAGCAGAATCTGACGGTAGCCACGGTTTACCGCTCAAGTCGCCCACGCGCCCAAACATATTATCGGTTCGCAGTAGGAAATTACATGGTGTTCTACGTTGTTGAAGGCGATGTGATGGAAGTCAGGCGCTTTCTGTTCGGCAGTCGCGATTTAACCCGCATGCCGATATAG